In a single window of the Chloroflexota bacterium genome:
- a CDS encoding DMT family transporter, with product MKNSAAPNIIILGTLFGTTLVASRFSVGQMAPLTYVSLRLSLAGLAFLIIYTFSIGGRKWPKDRTLWRRGIILGIFGTALPMISFTSSLQYLSSGLVSVLMTTSPAFTVVMAHFLLPDEKLSWHKSIGIALALIGGLLLTIRGESGLATSGEGNLIGYALVFAGIISASSMGIYVRKKMRNYRSSDVAVVRMSAASLAIFPFTWLVAGYDMSQVNTSGWLVLLYAAIAGTFFAMLLDFSNTARFGPTVAAMVTYVIPVVAVISGALLLDEKITLTMLFGMIFVVIGIGFILQTQNTPTVKPASYP from the coding sequence TTGAAGAACAGCGCCGCCCCCAACATCATTATACTTGGTACCCTTTTTGGCACCACACTCGTCGCCTCGCGCTTCAGCGTCGGGCAAATGGCCCCGCTAACCTACGTCAGCCTGCGTTTAAGTCTCGCCGGGCTGGCTTTTCTGATTATTTATACGTTTTCAATCGGCGGACGAAAGTGGCCCAAAGACCGCACTCTCTGGCGACGGGGGATTATTCTAGGGATTTTTGGGACCGCCTTACCCATGATTTCTTTTACCAGTTCGTTGCAATACCTGTCCAGCGGACTTGTCTCGGTGTTGATGACAACCTCCCCGGCATTTACTGTGGTGATGGCGCATTTCCTGCTCCCCGATGAAAAACTCAGCTGGCACAAGAGCATCGGCATTGCTCTGGCATTGATCGGCGGTTTGCTGCTGACGATACGCGGTGAAAGCGGCCTTGCCACCTCAGGAGAAGGCAACCTGATCGGTTATGCGCTGGTCTTCGCGGGTATTATTTCAGCCAGTAGTATGGGGATATACGTCCGCAAGAAAATGAGAAACTATCGCTCATCGGACGTAGCTGTTGTGCGTATGAGCGCAGCTTCATTAGCGATTTTCCCCTTCACATGGCTGGTTGCCGGATACGATATGTCTCAGGTGAATACCAGCGGATGGCTGGTGCTGCTCTATGCCGCGATTGCGGGCACTTTTTTCGCCATGCTGCTCGACTTTTCCAATACGGCGCGTTTTGGGCCAACTGTCGCAGCGATGGTCACATATGTGATTCCGGTAGTCGCGGTAATCAGTGGCGCGCTGCTGTTAGATGAGAAAATTACCCTGACGATGCTCTTCGGCATGATCTTCGTCGTTATCGGCATCGGGTTCATCTTGCAAACCCAAAATACCCCAACCGTCAAACCCGCGTCATATCCGTAA
- a CDS encoding flippase-like domain-containing protein, whose translation MKKWQFWLGVLISIFFMYFALRGLRVGDMWQTLAGARYIWLLPGVAVYFIGVWVRAWRWHYLLRPIKAVPTRIMFPIVAIGYMGNNIYPARSGEILRAVVLKRREAVPVSASLATIIVERVFDGVVMLAFVFLNLPELARLTVDSGFVGDIQTLALWGAAAFVGVLLVFLLAAMFPTVTERITRWSVARLIPERFREKFLALALRFLGGLESLRSPREALMVFFTSVIIWLLETGKYWFVMHAFNFQVSFFALMLMNGIVNLATTIPSAPGYVGTFDAPGIAVLKAYGVPGAIAAGYTLVLHVALWLPITLLGGYYLAREGIHWSDDLKLE comes from the coding sequence ATGAAAAAATGGCAATTCTGGCTGGGGGTGCTCATCAGCATCTTCTTTATGTATTTTGCCCTGCGCGGCCTGCGTGTGGGCGATATGTGGCAGACTCTCGCAGGGGCGCGCTATATTTGGCTGCTGCCCGGCGTAGCAGTCTATTTCATTGGCGTATGGGTGCGCGCCTGGCGCTGGCACTACCTGCTCAGGCCGATCAAAGCCGTGCCCACGCGCATAATGTTCCCGATTGTAGCCATAGGCTATATGGGCAACAATATCTACCCGGCGCGCTCCGGAGAAATTCTGCGGGCAGTAGTGCTCAAACGGCGTGAAGCCGTGCCGGTTTCGGCCTCGCTGGCGACAATCATCGTGGAGCGCGTTTTCGATGGCGTGGTGATGCTGGCCTTTGTGTTCTTGAATTTGCCGGAATTGGCGCGCCTGACAGTTGATTCAGGGTTTGTAGGGGATATTCAGACTTTAGCCCTGTGGGGGGCGGCGGCATTCGTGGGGGTGTTACTCGTCTTTTTGCTGGCAGCCATGTTCCCCACCGTGACCGAGAGAATCACGCGCTGGAGTGTAGCGCGCCTCATCCCGGAGCGTTTCCGCGAGAAATTTCTCGCCTTAGCCTTGCGCTTCCTCGGCGGCCTGGAATCCCTGCGCTCGCCGCGCGAAGCCCTGATGGTATTCTTCACCTCGGTGATTATCTGGCTCCTCGAGACTGGCAAATACTGGTTCGTGATGCACGCCTTCAATTTTCAAGTCAGCTTCTTCGCCCTGATGCTGATGAACGGCATCGTCAATCTGGCAACGACCATCCCCTCCGCGCCGGGATACGTGGGCACGTTTGACGCGCCGGGCATCGCCGTACTCAAAGCCTACGGCGTGCCGGGCGCCATCGCCGCCGGATATACGCTGGTGCTGCACGTCGCTCTATGGCTGCCGATCACCCTGCTGGGTGGCTACTATCTCGCCCGCGAGGGCATCCACTGGAGCGATGATTTAAAGTTAGAGTAA